Proteins encoded in a region of the Rutidosis leptorrhynchoides isolate AG116_Rl617_1_P2 chromosome 9, CSIRO_AGI_Rlap_v1, whole genome shotgun sequence genome:
- the LOC139868695 gene encoding uncharacterized protein has protein sequence MNQLKEFNKDCHKWLTNIPPHQWARSHFSGRAVSDVLLSNMCEVFNRWLIDARDKPIVTALEYIREYLMKRIVNVLKHQSKCDGPITPAATKTFEKIKEEESQCSILWNGGQQYQVSGLHGRQCVVDMGRRECACRKWELTGMPCKHAMACLNNMAFNNQQVGVPEEWVHQVHWLMRWKETYKFHIVPLNGKSMWPKSNDPTKILPPLKIATAGRPKKNRRKSAEKISEMNEKENFSRKGKSKQCGKCGTYGHNKRGCTNEASTCVGTKTSSKRRREEKGSIPD, from the exons ATGAATCAGCTAAAGGAATTCAATAAAGATTGCCACAAATGGTTGACTAATATTCCTCCTCATCAATGGGCAAGGAGTCACTTTTCAG GAAGAGCCGTTTCAGATGTCCTGCTAAGCAACATGTGTGAGGTCTTCAATAGATGGCTTATAGATGCAAGAGATAAGCCAATTGTGACTGCTTTGGAATACATAAGAGAATATTTAATGAAGAGGATTGTCAATGTTTTGAAGCACCAATCTAAATGTGATGGACCAATAACACCTGCTGCAACAAAAACCTTTGAAAAGATCAAGGAAGAAGAATCTCAGTGTTCTATTTTATGGAATGGTGGACAACAATATCAAGTAAGTGGGCTCCATGGAAGACAATGTGTTGTGGATATGGGAAGGAGAGAATGTGCATGTAGGAAATGGGAGTTAACTGGAATGCCATGTAAACATGCAATGGCATGTTTAAACAACATGGCATTCAATAATCAGCAAGTAGGAGTGCCTGAAGAATGGGTTCATCAAGTACACTGGTTAATGAGATGGAAGGAGACTTACAAGTTTCACATTGTACCATTGAATGGTAAATCAATGTGGCCTAAATCAAATGATCCAACAAAGATATTACCACCCTTGAAGATAGCTACTGCAGGTAGGCCTAAAAAGAACAGGAGGAAGTCTGCTGAGAAAATTTCAGAGATGAATGAAAAGGAAAATTTTTCAAGAAAAGGTAAGTCAAAACAATGTGGGAAGTGTGGCACATATGGACACAATAAAAGGGGTTGCACAAATGAAGCATCAACATGTGTTGGAACAAAAACAAGTTCAAAGAGAAGAAGGGAGGAAAAGGGCTCAATCCCAGACTAA